In the genome of Natronorubrum sediminis, one region contains:
- a CDS encoding thioredoxin domain-containing protein — translation MSAPTRRNRLDEEESPYLRQHADNPVNWQPWDEQALETAREHDVPIFLSIGYSACHWCHVMEEESFADEDVAEVLNENFVPIKVDREERPDVDSIYMTVAQLVTGRGGWPLSAWLTPQGKPFYVGTYFPKEAKRGQPGFLDVLEQLTTSWEQDRDEVENRAQQWTDAAKDRLEETPDSVAAAEPPSSEVLTTAADAALRSADRRHGGFGSGGPKFPQPSRLHVLARAFDRTGREQYLEVLEESLDAMAAGGLYDHVGGGFHRYCVDEDWTVPHFEKMLYDNASIPRAFLAGYQLTGEERYAEIVEETLEFVDRELTHEEGGFFSTLDAQSEDPETGEREEGTFYVWTPAEVHDAVSDEKTADLFCDRYDITESGNFEGTNQPNRVRSIANLAEEYALEEREVEQRLETARERLFDARESRPRPNRDEKILASWNGMLIDTCAEATLVLGNDEYAELAVDALEFVRERLWDEDESRLARRYKDGDVAVDGYLEDYAFLARGALRCYEATGNVEHLAFALELARTIETEFWDEARGTLYFTPESGESLVTRPQELDDQSTPSATGVAVETLLALDGFAREDFETIASTVLETHANRIEANALQHASLCLAADRLEAGALEVTVAADELPDEWRDRFAESYHPDRLFALRPPTEDGLEAWLERLDLSEEPPVWAGRTARDDEPTLYVCRDRTCSPPTHDVEDALEWLGESELHAESTENGSDEPESPF, via the coding sequence ATGAGCGCGCCTACCCGGCGAAATCGTCTGGACGAGGAGGAGAGTCCCTATCTGCGCCAGCACGCCGACAACCCCGTCAACTGGCAGCCGTGGGACGAACAGGCACTCGAGACGGCTCGCGAGCACGACGTGCCGATCTTCCTCTCGATCGGCTACTCGGCGTGTCACTGGTGTCACGTCATGGAAGAAGAGAGCTTCGCGGACGAGGACGTCGCCGAGGTGCTCAACGAGAACTTCGTCCCGATCAAAGTCGACCGCGAGGAGCGCCCGGACGTCGATAGTATCTACATGACCGTCGCCCAACTCGTCACCGGACGGGGCGGTTGGCCCCTCTCGGCGTGGCTCACGCCACAGGGAAAGCCCTTCTACGTCGGGACGTACTTCCCGAAGGAAGCGAAACGCGGCCAGCCGGGCTTTCTCGACGTACTCGAGCAGCTTACGACCTCGTGGGAACAGGACCGAGACGAGGTCGAAAATCGCGCACAACAGTGGACCGACGCGGCGAAAGACCGACTCGAGGAGACCCCCGACTCCGTCGCCGCGGCCGAGCCTCCCTCGAGTGAGGTGTTGACGACGGCAGCGGACGCTGCCCTCAGGAGTGCCGACCGCCGCCATGGCGGCTTTGGCTCCGGCGGGCCGAAGTTCCCACAACCGTCTCGCCTCCACGTCCTCGCCCGCGCGTTCGATCGAACCGGGCGAGAACAGTATCTCGAGGTGCTCGAGGAATCACTCGACGCGATGGCCGCAGGCGGGCTCTACGACCACGTCGGCGGCGGGTTCCACCGCTACTGCGTCGACGAGGACTGGACGGTCCCACACTTCGAGAAGATGCTCTATGACAACGCGTCGATTCCGCGCGCGTTCCTCGCGGGGTATCAACTGACCGGCGAGGAGCGATACGCCGAAATCGTCGAGGAAACCCTCGAGTTCGTCGACCGAGAGCTGACTCACGAGGAGGGCGGCTTTTTCAGTACGCTCGACGCTCAGAGCGAGGATCCCGAGACGGGCGAGCGCGAGGAAGGTACGTTCTACGTCTGGACGCCGGCAGAAGTTCACGACGCCGTCTCCGACGAGAAAACGGCAGATCTCTTCTGTGACCGATACGACATCACCGAGTCGGGGAATTTCGAGGGAACGAACCAGCCCAATCGAGTTCGCTCGATCGCCAACCTCGCCGAGGAGTACGCCCTCGAGGAACGCGAGGTCGAACAGCGACTCGAGACCGCTCGCGAACGGCTGTTCGACGCCCGAGAGTCCCGACCACGGCCCAATCGGGACGAGAAGATCCTCGCGAGTTGGAACGGCATGCTGATCGATACCTGTGCGGAGGCAACCCTCGTGCTCGGCAACGACGAGTACGCCGAATTAGCCGTCGACGCCCTCGAGTTCGTCCGGGAACGTCTCTGGGACGAGGACGAGAGCCGTCTGGCGCGGCGATACAAGGACGGAGACGTCGCCGTCGACGGCTACCTCGAGGATTACGCCTTCCTCGCGCGGGGGGCACTGCGGTGTTACGAAGCGACTGGAAACGTCGAGCACCTCGCGTTCGCCCTCGAACTCGCCCGAACCATCGAGACCGAGTTCTGGGACGAAGCCCGCGGGACCCTGTACTTCACACCCGAGAGCGGCGAGTCGCTCGTCACGCGCCCACAGGAACTGGACGATCAGTCGACGCCCTCGGCGACCGGGGTGGCCGTCGAGACGCTGCTCGCCCTCGATGGCTTCGCCCGCGAGGACTTCGAAACGATCGCATCGACGGTCCTCGAGACGCACGCGAACCGAATCGAAGCGAACGCACTTCAACACGCCTCGCTCTGTCTTGCGGCGGATCGACTCGAGGCGGGTGCACTCGAGGTTACGGTCGCAGCCGACGAACTCCCCGACGAGTGGCGCGACCGATTCGCGGAATCGTACCACCCGGACCGGCTGTTCGCGCTTCGACCGCCGACCGAAGACGGACTCGAGGCGTGGCTCGAACGCCTCGACCTCTCGGAGGAACCACCGGTCTGGGCCGGTCGAACGGCCCGTGACGACGAACCCACGCTGTACGTCTGTCGGGATCGGACGTGCTCACCGCCGACGCACGACGTCGAGGACGCACTCGAGTGGCTCGGCGAGAGCGAACTGCACGCTGAGTCGACTGAGAACGGTTCCGACGAACCGGAAAGCCCCTTCTAA
- a CDS encoding MFS transporter, which produces MSLPSASSNRIVLAVVASTFFVGFGGGVIFPILPNLGEVLGISAFMVGLILSANRFTRLVANAPAGVLVDRIGTRKPFVVGLAIEGIATFMYVVAIVSPMPEVWFMVARILWGIGSALVFATAYTITADVSEADSRGTSMGIVRAGITFGFPAGLVLGGVVSDLWTNTTAFVLAAAFAGLASVIAYLIVPETHVESEQDSVKPWDVDTSMPTVTIGLVNFGLYFAYIGVLFSTLVLLLDARAISIFGLDAQGSSGMLMAITVLSGAVFTLGGGYLSDTVGARVPVMIAFLTTSCVGFAVLAFGSSFEVMVFACLLIGAGQGGVGGPLTALLADLTPDERVGRAMGTNNVLGDVGGGLGPLISLPLVESIGFQIIYGVSAIVPMLAGAVLVVGIYAHTGRVSPTISESTG; this is translated from the coding sequence GTGTCCCTGCCATCTGCCAGTTCGAATCGGATCGTCCTCGCCGTCGTCGCGAGTACCTTCTTCGTCGGATTCGGCGGCGGCGTCATCTTCCCGATTCTGCCGAACCTCGGCGAGGTGCTGGGCATTTCGGCGTTCATGGTCGGGCTCATCCTGAGCGCGAACCGGTTCACACGACTCGTCGCGAACGCACCGGCCGGCGTACTCGTCGATCGAATCGGCACGCGAAAGCCGTTCGTCGTCGGGCTGGCGATCGAGGGCATCGCGACGTTCATGTACGTCGTCGCGATCGTCTCGCCGATGCCGGAGGTCTGGTTCATGGTCGCCAGAATCCTCTGGGGAATCGGCAGTGCGCTCGTCTTCGCGACGGCGTACACGATCACCGCCGACGTCAGCGAGGCCGACTCGAGGGGGACGAGCATGGGTATCGTCCGCGCGGGAATTACGTTCGGCTTCCCTGCGGGGCTCGTGCTGGGCGGTGTCGTCAGCGATCTCTGGACGAATACGACGGCGTTCGTCCTCGCAGCCGCATTTGCCGGCCTGGCGAGCGTTATCGCCTATCTGATCGTCCCCGAGACGCACGTGGAGTCCGAGCAGGATTCGGTCAAACCGTGGGACGTGGATACGAGCATGCCCACGGTAACGATCGGTCTCGTCAACTTCGGGCTCTACTTCGCGTACATCGGCGTCCTCTTTTCCACGCTGGTGCTCTTGCTCGACGCGCGAGCGATCTCGATCTTCGGTCTCGACGCGCAGGGCTCCTCGGGGATGCTCATGGCGATCACGGTTCTCTCGGGTGCGGTGTTCACGCTCGGCGGTGGCTACCTGAGCGACACGGTCGGTGCGCGCGTTCCCGTCATGATCGCGTTCCTGACGACCTCGTGCGTTGGCTTCGCCGTTCTCGCCTTCGGCTCGAGTTTCGAGGTGATGGTCTTCGCGTGTCTCCTAATCGGCGCGGGTCAGGGCGGGGTCGGCGGCCCGCTGACGGCGCTGCTCGCGGATTTGACGCCGGATGAACGCGTCGGCCGCGCCATGGGGACGAACAACGTCCTCGGAGACGTGGGCGGTGGACTCGGGCCGCTCATTTCACTCCCCCTCGTCGAGTCGATCGGCTTCCAGATTATCTACGGCGTCAGCGCGATCGTCCCGATGCTCGCCGGCGCGGTGCTCGTCGTCGGCATCTACGCCCATACGGGCCGCGTGAGCCCGACGATTAGCGAATCGACTGGATAA
- a CDS encoding DUF5804 family protein — MTRVCLIGTADCNLQYELLSRETSRDALATYDLERPFENSIALRTVSIGAAVSLLNDLNWYLTRFVDVALVQEPSVCDDEWLSRSLATDLRNGTLEPRETDEFCKVYGLERVGSEPESEAERAGEQSSDGAEREHTGEGDDVDGADADSSESPGTVPTQWQLVEPLYVRRTDGELPEYDLRDVEETMVVRLTESEHAP; from the coding sequence GTGACGCGCGTCTGTCTCATCGGGACGGCCGACTGCAATCTCCAGTACGAACTCCTCTCCCGAGAGACCTCTCGAGACGCCCTCGCGACGTACGATCTCGAGCGGCCGTTCGAGAACTCGATCGCGCTGCGAACCGTCAGCATCGGCGCTGCCGTCTCGCTGTTGAACGACTTGAACTGGTACCTCACCCGATTCGTGGACGTGGCACTCGTCCAGGAGCCAAGCGTCTGCGACGACGAGTGGCTCTCGCGCTCGCTCGCCACCGACCTCCGAAACGGCACCCTCGAACCCCGCGAAACCGACGAGTTCTGTAAAGTCTACGGTCTCGAGCGTGTCGGTTCTGAGCCCGAAAGCGAGGCGGAACGCGCCGGTGAGCAGTCTTCTGACGGAGCAGAACGCGAGCACACGGGCGAAGGGGACGACGTCGACGGTGCGGACGCAGACTCGAGCGAGTCACCCGGAACCGTCCCCACCCAGTGGCAACTCGTCGAACCGTTGTACGTGCGCAGAACCGACGGAGAGTTGCCGGAGTACGATCTCCGAGACGTCGAAGAAACGATGGTCGTTCGCCTGACTGAGAGCGAGCACGCGCCGTAG
- the acnA gene encoding aconitate hydratase AcnA has translation MAIDEFSDAIREFEHDGETYKMADLTVLEEQGLCDLETLPVSIRVLLEAVLRNADGDMISAQDVENAASWEPDVPDVEVPFQPSRVVLQDLTGVPAVVDLAALRSAADRAGKDPSVVEPEVPCDLVIDHSVQVDYFGSEDAYEQNVELEYERNEERYRAIKWAEQAFEDFNVVPPGTGIVHQVNLEHLGRVVHAREEDGEQWLVPDTLVGTDSHTPMINGIGVVGWGVGGIEAEAALLGQPITMTLPEVVGVELTGELPEGATATDLVLHITEKLRQVGVVDKFVEFYGEGVSQLSVADRATISNMSPEHGCTISMFPVDEKTLDYLELTGRDEDHIELVREYLEAQGLFGDHDPEFTETVEFDLSSVEPSLAGHKKPHARIPMGDLDEHFPTLLAEEGVIDSGAAESDGGLVAKEQPGLDEKVPVTLEDGTDVEIGHGSVLVSAITSCTNTSNPSVMVAAGLLARNAAEQGLEIPEYVKTSLAPGSKVVTEYLKQADLLEDLEELGYHVVGYGCTTCIGNTGPLAEPIEAAITEHDLWTTSVLSGNRNFEARIHPNIRANYLASPPLVVAYGLAGKMDIDLENEPIGTNDDGEEVYLEDVWPDPEEVRETIHENVSAELFEEKYASVFEGDERWESLDAPEGDVYEWDSESTYIREPPFFQDFPLEEPGVENIEGARGLLMLGDTVTTDHISPAGPFSEDLPAGQWLAERGVEAYEFNTYGSRRGNHEVMMRGTFANVRIENQLLDGKEGGYTIHHPTDEETTVFDASERYREDDTPLVVMAGDELGTGSSRDWAAKGTDLLGVRATIGKSYERIYRDNLLGMGVLPLQFEDGDGWEELGLDGSETFEIRGLDDGLEPNAELTVVAEADDGETTEFDVTAQVGTPAAVEYVENGGVLHLVLRRMLTE, from the coding sequence ATGGCAATCGATGAGTTCTCGGATGCAATCCGGGAGTTCGAACACGACGGCGAGACGTACAAGATGGCCGACCTCACCGTACTCGAGGAACAGGGACTCTGTGACCTCGAGACACTGCCGGTGAGTATTCGCGTGCTGCTCGAAGCGGTCCTCCGAAACGCAGACGGCGACATGATTTCTGCACAGGACGTCGAAAACGCAGCGTCCTGGGAACCGGACGTACCGGACGTCGAGGTCCCGTTCCAGCCCTCCCGCGTCGTCCTGCAGGACCTGACCGGCGTTCCGGCGGTCGTCGACCTCGCTGCCCTCCGTTCGGCCGCGGATCGGGCCGGAAAGGATCCTTCGGTCGTCGAACCCGAAGTCCCCTGTGACCTCGTCATCGACCACTCCGTCCAGGTCGACTACTTCGGCAGCGAAGACGCCTACGAACAGAACGTCGAACTCGAGTACGAGCGAAACGAGGAGCGCTATCGCGCGATCAAGTGGGCCGAACAGGCCTTCGAGGACTTCAACGTCGTGCCTCCGGGAACCGGGATCGTCCACCAGGTCAACCTCGAACACCTCGGCCGCGTCGTCCACGCCCGCGAGGAAGACGGCGAACAGTGGCTCGTCCCCGACACCCTCGTCGGCACCGACAGCCACACGCCGATGATCAACGGCATCGGTGTCGTCGGCTGGGGTGTCGGCGGGATCGAAGCCGAAGCCGCCCTCCTGGGCCAGCCCATCACGATGACGCTGCCCGAGGTCGTCGGAGTCGAGCTCACGGGCGAACTCCCCGAGGGCGCAACCGCGACGGACCTCGTGCTTCACATCACCGAGAAGCTCCGCCAGGTTGGCGTCGTCGACAAATTCGTCGAGTTCTACGGCGAGGGCGTCTCCCAGCTTTCCGTCGCCGACCGCGCGACCATCTCGAACATGTCGCCCGAACACGGCTGTACGATCTCCATGTTCCCCGTCGACGAGAAGACGCTCGACTACCTCGAGCTCACTGGTCGCGACGAGGACCACATCGAACTCGTCCGTGAGTACCTGGAGGCCCAGGGACTCTTTGGCGACCACGACCCCGAGTTCACCGAGACGGTCGAGTTCGACCTCAGCTCAGTAGAGCCCAGCCTCGCGGGCCACAAGAAGCCCCACGCCCGCATCCCGATGGGCGATCTCGACGAGCACTTCCCGACGCTGCTCGCCGAAGAGGGTGTGATCGATTCGGGAGCGGCCGAAAGCGACGGTGGACTTGTCGCGAAAGAACAGCCCGGACTCGACGAGAAGGTTCCCGTCACGCTCGAGGACGGCACTGACGTCGAGATCGGTCACGGCTCCGTTCTCGTCAGCGCAATCACGTCCTGTACGAACACGTCGAACCCGTCCGTGATGGTCGCCGCGGGCCTGCTCGCGCGTAATGCAGCCGAGCAGGGACTCGAGATCCCGGAGTACGTTAAGACCAGCCTGGCACCCGGCAGCAAGGTCGTTACGGAGTATCTGAAGCAGGCTGATCTCCTCGAGGATCTCGAGGAACTGGGCTACCACGTCGTCGGCTACGGCTGTACGACCTGTATCGGTAACACTGGCCCGCTCGCCGAGCCGATCGAGGCTGCCATCACCGAGCACGATCTCTGGACGACCAGCGTCCTCTCGGGCAACCGCAATTTCGAGGCCCGAATTCACCCGAATATCCGCGCGAACTACCTGGCCAGTCCGCCGCTGGTCGTCGCCTACGGTCTCGCGGGCAAGATGGACATCGACCTCGAAAACGAGCCGATCGGCACGAACGACGACGGCGAGGAGGTCTACCTCGAGGACGTCTGGCCGGACCCAGAAGAGGTCAGAGAAACCATCCACGAGAACGTCTCTGCCGAGTTGTTCGAGGAGAAGTACGCGAGCGTCTTCGAAGGCGACGAGCGCTGGGAGTCCCTCGACGCGCCGGAAGGTGACGTCTACGAGTGGGATTCAGAGTCGACGTACATCCGCGAGCCGCCGTTCTTCCAGGACTTCCCACTCGAGGAACCCGGCGTGGAGAACATCGAAGGGGCGCGCGGTCTACTCATGCTCGGTGACACCGTCACGACCGACCACATCAGCCCGGCCGGGCCGTTCAGCGAGGACCTGCCCGCCGGCCAGTGGCTCGCAGAGCGCGGCGTCGAAGCCTACGAGTTCAACACCTACGGCTCCCGTCGGGGCAACCACGAGGTCATGATGCGGGGCACCTTCGCGAACGTCCGCATCGAGAACCAGTTGCTCGACGGCAAGGAGGGCGGCTACACCATCCACCACCCGACGGACGAGGAAACCACCGTCTTCGACGCCTCCGAACGCTACCGCGAGGACGATACGCCGCTGGTCGTCATGGCCGGCGACGAACTCGGCACCGGCTCGAGTCGCGACTGGGCGGCGAAGGGAACCGACCTGCTCGGCGTCCGCGCAACGATCGGCAAAAGCTACGAGCGAATTTATCGGGACAACCTCCTCGGCATGGGCGTCTTGCCCCTGCAGTTCGAAGACGGCGACGGCTGGGAGGAACTCGGCCTCGACGGCTCGGAGACGTTCGAGATTCGCGGACTAGACGACGGCCTCGAGCCGAACGCCGAACTCACCGTCGTCGCCGAAGCCGACGATGGCGAGACGACCGAGTTCGACGTGACCGCACAGGTCGGGACGCCTGCTGCAGTCGAGTACGTCGAGAACGGGGGCGTGCTCCACCTCGTGCTTCGACGCATGCTGACGGAATAA
- a CDS encoding HdeD family acid-resistance protein, giving the protein MESTPNESAVDPFPLDVDWQLVGITGGVIALLGVLAIAFPFVTGLSMTYLLGALLVASGIVHAITAHANRGWSGTLWQVVLAGVAVVAGLLLLVNPIVGLATLTLLVIAFLVVDGLTELAASVRMRGHDGMAYIAASGIISLVLAGLLWAGFPADATWAIGVLLGVSLLMTGFSMVLISMSGRRAARDVERGVADSPRT; this is encoded by the coding sequence ATGGAATCTACACCCAACGAGTCAGCCGTCGATCCGTTCCCACTCGACGTAGACTGGCAACTGGTCGGAATCACTGGTGGTGTCATCGCACTCCTCGGCGTCCTCGCGATCGCGTTTCCGTTCGTGACGGGCCTGTCGATGACCTACCTGCTCGGGGCGCTACTCGTCGCGAGTGGTATCGTACACGCGATCACCGCACACGCGAATCGTGGCTGGAGCGGAACGCTCTGGCAGGTCGTTCTCGCTGGCGTTGCAGTCGTCGCGGGACTCCTCTTGCTCGTGAACCCGATCGTCGGTCTCGCGACGCTCACGCTCTTGGTCATCGCCTTTCTGGTCGTCGACGGGCTTACCGAACTCGCGGCGAGCGTTCGAATGCGAGGCCACGACGGAATGGCGTACATCGCTGCCAGCGGGATCATTTCACTCGTCCTCGCGGGCCTGCTCTGGGCGGGCTTCCCGGCCGACGCGACGTGGGCGATCGGAGTCCTCCTCGGCGTGAGCTTGCTCATGACGGGGTTCTCGATGGTCCTCATCTCCATGAGCGGACGACGAGCCGCGAGAGACGTCGAGAGAGGCGTCGCCGACTCCCCACGGACCTGA
- a CDS encoding WbqC family protein has product MTDMNRQSLDRDERPAHHSTQESSSAPAESESTTYSTGSGRQRERTVAIHQPNYLPWLGYFHKIQTSDVFVFLDDVEYTSSSWINRNKIKTPDGWSWLTVPVAGSSGEISSVDIANDDWRDTHRKSLRQNYGKASAFEEWWPIFDDVYAQSWDSLCELNIHLVRTIADHLDLECTFVRSSELDVDASKTDRIVRLCEEVDADRYFSGTGARSYLEHDRFEDADIALEYQSVTHPRYEQRFDEFVPQLSIADPLLNVGSAETTELLAQLEDP; this is encoded by the coding sequence ATGACTGATATGAATCGACAGTCGCTCGATCGGGACGAACGGCCAGCGCATCACTCCACTCAGGAGTCGTCGTCAGCGCCGGCAGAATCCGAATCCACGACGTACTCGACAGGTAGCGGTCGTCAACGTGAACGCACGGTCGCGATTCACCAGCCAAACTACTTGCCGTGGCTCGGATACTTCCACAAGATCCAGACGAGCGACGTGTTCGTCTTCCTCGACGACGTTGAGTACACGTCCAGTTCCTGGATCAACCGGAACAAGATCAAGACGCCGGACGGCTGGTCGTGGCTCACCGTCCCCGTCGCCGGATCGAGTGGCGAAATCTCGAGCGTCGACATCGCGAACGACGACTGGCGGGACACGCACCGAAAGAGTCTCAGGCAGAATTACGGCAAAGCGTCGGCGTTCGAAGAGTGGTGGCCGATCTTCGATGACGTCTATGCTCAGTCGTGGGACTCGCTGTGTGAGCTGAATATCCACCTCGTTCGGACGATTGCCGATCACCTCGACCTCGAGTGTACGTTCGTCCGCTCGTCGGAACTCGACGTCGACGCGTCGAAAACGGACCGGATCGTCCGTCTCTGCGAGGAAGTGGACGCAGATCGGTACTTTTCGGGCACCGGCGCGCGCTCGTACCTCGAGCACGATCGGTTCGAGGACGCCGATATTGCACTCGAGTACCAGTCGGTGACCCATCCCCGCTACGAGCAGCGCTTCGACGAGTTCGTCCCGCAGTTGTCTATCGCCGATCCGCTCCTGAACGTCGGGTCAGCAGAGACGACCGAACTCCTTGCACAACTGGAGGACCCATGA
- a CDS encoding TlpA family protein disulfide reductase yields MSLETLRPNPTWDEASYQEAVDTLAAHDDLVYKVWGGDWCKDCRKLLPNLGAALEAADVPEAQIEEYALGEDKQGEGVEEYDIEYIPTVVVETTDGEEVIRFVESEDLPPAVWLATQLEEQR; encoded by the coding sequence ATGAGTCTCGAGACATTGCGACCAAATCCGACGTGGGACGAGGCGTCGTACCAGGAGGCCGTCGACACGCTCGCCGCACACGACGACCTCGTCTACAAGGTCTGGGGTGGCGACTGGTGTAAGGACTGCCGGAAACTCTTGCCGAACCTCGGTGCTGCACTCGAGGCGGCGGACGTCCCCGAAGCGCAGATCGAGGAGTACGCTCTCGGCGAGGACAAGCAGGGTGAGGGCGTCGAGGAGTACGATATCGAGTACATTCCGACGGTCGTCGTCGAAACCACGGACGGCGAGGAAGTGATTCGATTCGTCGAATCCGAGGACCTTCCGCCGGCCGTCTGGCTCGCGACCCAACTCGAAGAACAGCGCTAA
- a CDS encoding tRNA sulfurtransferase, whose translation MHPPGADTVLIRHGDVNTKSNTVKRYMEEILVENLEALLAERSIPGEVERRWNRPLIHTTEDAVEEATAAAADTFGVVSASPVATVSTEKERIVELLEETAREHYTGGAFAVDARRSDKTLPYESEDLAREGGTAIWEAVADEFEPEVDLDDPDITFGVEVREDFAFVYLEKVPGPGGLPLGAQEPVIALVSGGIDSPVAAYEFMKRGSPVIPAYVDLGDYGGIDHEARAMETVRLLSDYAPNFDMQVYKIPGGETVDLLVNEMEQGRMLSLRRFFYRAAETLAERVDANGIVTGEAAGQKSSQTVRNLGVTSRASRLPIHRPLLTLDKQEIVAKAREIGTYSDSTIDAGCNRVAPDRVETNARLEPLLAAEPDDLLERAQAAARDAELIEL comes from the coding sequence ATGCACCCGCCGGGAGCCGATACCGTCCTCATCCGCCACGGGGACGTCAACACCAAGAGCAACACCGTCAAGCGGTACATGGAGGAAATCCTCGTCGAGAACCTCGAGGCCCTCCTCGCCGAGCGCTCGATCCCCGGCGAGGTCGAACGCCGGTGGAATCGCCCACTGATCCACACGACCGAAGACGCCGTGGAGGAGGCGACGGCGGCCGCGGCCGACACCTTCGGCGTCGTCTCCGCGAGCCCGGTTGCCACCGTCAGCACCGAAAAAGAACGAATCGTCGAGTTGCTCGAGGAGACGGCACGCGAGCACTACACCGGCGGCGCGTTCGCGGTCGACGCCCGCCGCTCGGACAAGACGCTGCCCTACGAGAGCGAGGATCTCGCTCGAGAGGGCGGCACAGCCATCTGGGAGGCCGTTGCGGACGAGTTCGAACCCGAGGTGGATCTCGACGATCCCGACATCACGTTCGGGGTCGAGGTCCGCGAAGACTTCGCGTTCGTCTACCTCGAGAAAGTGCCCGGCCCAGGCGGGCTTCCACTCGGCGCACAAGAACCCGTCATCGCCCTAGTCAGCGGCGGCATCGACTCGCCGGTCGCCGCCTACGAGTTCATGAAACGTGGTAGCCCGGTCATTCCGGCCTACGTCGACCTCGGAGACTACGGCGGTATCGACCACGAGGCTCGCGCGATGGAGACGGTTCGCCTGCTCTCGGACTACGCCCCCAACTTCGACATGCAGGTCTACAAGATCCCCGGCGGCGAGACGGTCGACTTGCTCGTCAACGAGATGGAACAGGGGCGAATGCTCTCGCTCCGGCGATTCTTCTACCGGGCCGCAGAGACACTCGCCGAACGCGTCGACGCGAACGGCATCGTTACCGGCGAGGCGGCCGGGCAGAAATCCAGTCAGACCGTCCGAAACCTGGGCGTCACCAGTCGGGCGAGCAGGCTGCCGATTCACCGCCCGCTCCTCACGCTGGACAAACAAGAAATCGTCGCGAAGGCCCGAGAAATCGGCACCTACTCCGACTCCACGATCGACGCCGGGTGTAACCGCGTCGCCCCCGACCGCGTCGAGACCAACGCCCGCCTCGAGCCACTGCTGGCGGCCGAGCCAGACGACCTGCTCGAGCGTGCACAAGCGGCTGCACGGGACGCCGAACTGATCGAACTCTAA
- a CDS encoding PLP-dependent cysteine synthase family protein, with protein sequence MKGSILDTIGSPLVQVDSPEGATVATKVESFNPGGSAKDRPALQMIRTAEREGAIEPGDWLVEPTSGNTGIGLALVCAARDYDLTIVMPADKSKERQQIMAAYGAELELVDGDMEAARERADELVEDGAIQLGQFENPANPEAHYRTTGEEIVEQVGERQIDAFVAGVGTGGTLSGTGRRLREEFPEMEIIAVEPERNAVLSTGESGDDDFQGMGPGFVSDNLDRDLLDRVETVRLEDAEDECRRLAREEGLLVGQSSGATSLVAQRIAREIADPDLECPEPPSEFDESVATPEPDGGEVADCPLVVTVFWDSGERYLSTGLFDLDS encoded by the coding sequence ATGAAAGGGAGCATCCTGGACACGATCGGCTCGCCGCTCGTCCAGGTCGACTCGCCGGAGGGAGCGACCGTCGCAACGAAAGTCGAATCTTTCAACCCCGGCGGCTCGGCCAAAGATCGGCCGGCGCTCCAGATGATCCGCACGGCCGAACGCGAGGGGGCCATCGAACCCGGCGATTGGCTCGTCGAACCGACCAGCGGGAACACCGGGATCGGACTCGCATTGGTCTGTGCCGCTCGAGACTACGATTTGACGATCGTCATGCCCGCAGACAAATCCAAGGAGCGCCAGCAGATCATGGCCGCCTACGGTGCCGAGCTAGAACTCGTCGACGGCGATATGGAAGCCGCCCGCGAGCGTGCCGACGAACTCGTCGAAGACGGCGCGATCCAGTTAGGCCAATTCGAGAATCCGGCGAACCCGGAGGCACACTACCGAACGACCGGCGAGGAGATCGTCGAACAGGTCGGCGAGCGACAGATCGACGCGTTCGTCGCCGGTGTCGGCACCGGCGGCACGCTTTCGGGCACCGGCCGAAGGCTTCGCGAGGAGTTTCCCGAAATGGAGATAATCGCCGTCGAACCGGAGCGCAACGCCGTCCTCTCGACCGGCGAGTCCGGCGACGACGACTTCCAGGGGATGGGTCCCGGCTTCGTGAGCGACAATCTCGACCGCGACCTCCTCGACCGCGTCGAAACGGTCCGACTCGAGGACGCGGAAGACGAGTGCCGTCGCCTCGCTCGCGAGGAAGGGCTACTTGTGGGCCAATCCAGCGGCGCGACGAGTCTCGTCGCACAGCGAATCGCTCGCGAAATCGCCGATCCAGACCTCGAGTGCCCGGAGCCCCCAAGCGAGTTCGACGAGTCGGTGGCCACACCCGAACCCGACGGCGGCGAGGTAGCCGACTGTCCGCTCGTCGTCACGGTCTTCTGGGATAGCGGCGAACGCTACCTCTCGACGGGACTGTTCGACCTCGACTCGTAA